In one window of Carassius auratus strain Wakin chromosome 28, ASM336829v1, whole genome shotgun sequence DNA:
- the LOC113046995 gene encoding germ cell-specific gene 1-like protein, translating into MKTTRKCRALLSVGLNLLALLFSTTAFITTYWCEGTQRVPKPNCSKERRHNCIDYGVNETDPSKVHYSWETGDDRFIFRHFHTGIWYSCEEDIHGGGEKCRSFIDLAPASERGVLWLSVVSEVLYIMLLVVGFSLMCLELFHSSNVIDGLKLNAFAAVFTVLSGLLGMVAHMMYTQVFQITVSLGPEDWRPHTWDYGWSFCMAWGSFTCCMAASVTTLNSYTKTVIEFRHKRKLFEQGLREEQTFLDPEAFHYFRDRSVQSISSSIDVYPSHGSSHGSSRGKMRSPPAPVDQSDNTESLGEEQC; encoded by the exons ATGAAGACCACTCGAAAATGCCGTGCTCTGCTGTCTGTGGGGTTAAATCTTCTGGCACTCTTATTCTCAACGACGGCGTTCATCACGACCTACTGGTGCGAGGGGACTCAGAGGGTCCCCAAACCCAACTGTAGTAAGGAAAGACGGCATAATTGTATTGACTATGGGGTGAACGAGACAGACCCGAGTAAAGTTCACTATAGCTGGGAAACTGGTGACGACCGATTTATCTTTAGGCATTTTCATACAGGGATCTGGTACTCGTGTGAGGAGGATATCCATGGAGGAG gtgagaaaTGCAGGAGTTTTATTGATCTGGCCCCGGCATCTGAGAGAG gtgtcCTTTGGCTGTCAGTTGTGTCTGAGGTGCTATACATCATGCTGCTGGTCGTTGGCTTCAGTCTGATGTGCCTGGAGCTTTTTCACTCCAGTAACGTGATCGATGGACTCAAACTGAACGCCTTCGCCGCAGTCTTCACTGTGCTGTCAG GTCTTCTGGGAATGGTGGCTCACATGATGTACACACAAGTTTTCCAGATCACAGTCAGTTTGGGACCAGAGGACTGGAGACCTCACACATGGGACTACGGCTGGTCTTTCTG tatggCCTGGGGCTCATTTACGTGTTGCATGGCTGCCTCCGTCACCACCCTCAACTCCTACACAAAAACGGTCATCGAGTTCCGGCACAAACGGAAGCTCTTTGAGCAAGGCCTGCGCGAAGAGCAAACCTTCCTGGATCCAGAGGCCTTCCATTACTTCCGTGACAGGTCCGTCCAGTCCATCTCCAGCTCTATAGATGTTTACCCGAGCCACGGAAGCAGCCATGGGAGCAGTCGCGGGAAAATGCGCTCCCCTCCGGCTCCAGTGGACCAGAGCGACAACACAGAGTCCCTGGGAGAAGAGCAGTGCTGA